A single genomic interval of Pieris rapae chromosome 23, ilPieRapa1.1, whole genome shotgun sequence harbors:
- the LOC111003786 gene encoding YTH domain-containing family protein 1 isoform X1, whose product MSAGVSDQRMKGQGNQVSNAPKEHQLERGGEELSEVSWRHQQQASYAPPISSATDPYSAAGYYGTTALPYQAFGVGDGTWSTNGTDPMTFLGGYNPHDSYGMDGSVFGPSTTPFSTAAFGQPASTFNYFPGNGDYSTWGQLGRAKQYDDYYRADGLYVPDGIKAVESGVQALSLGEHKHDKDRAELKDISGGSQPKKMTWASIASQPAKPAPLSQTGGLKKKGPGMPPPPIVPGKHNMDISTWDAGKSAPVASAPPPPVLQPPSVPAPLPMPQPVPPPAPMRCPPQHQPPPAWTHAPRAPIPPQPRPPLPTPPPPVLPPQVSAPTVPHPVLDELRVKNDYNPKDFDLTAPLTRFFVIKSYSEDDIHRSIKYEIWCSTEHGNKRLDSAFRDREREGGSVYLFFSVNGSGHFCGMARMVSAVDYNSNSSVWSQDKWKGQFRVRWIYVKDVPNGQLRHIKLENNENKPVTNSRDTQEVPHAKGLQVLRIMHSYTHSTSIFDDFIHYERRQEEEDSRKVPHPAPVQENHREEHDGRGYRNYRDYRDRDGRDGRDHGDRRDGRDHGDRRDGRDARDGRDHRDRDPRDGRDVRDVNRDYKDDRDGRDNRDHGYRDRDNYRPHKDRDGSRGRGRLRN is encoded by the exons ATGTCAGCAGGCGTGTCAGATCAG CGGATGAAAGGGCAAGGGAATCAAG TATCAAATGCACCTAAAGAGCATCAGTTAGAACGGGGAGGTGAAGAGTTGTCAGAGGTGTCATGGCGTCATCAGCAGCAAGCATCATATGCACCACCCATCTCGTCAGCAACAGATCCGTACAGCGCAGCAG GTTATTACGGTACAACAGCACTTCCTTATCAAGCCTTCGGAGTTGGGGATGGAACATGGTCTACCAATGGCACAGACCCAATGACTTTTCTAGGAGGATACAATCCTCACGATTCATATGGAATGGACGGTA GTGTATTCGGACCGTCGACAACCCCATTCTCCACCGCCGCATTTGGACAACCAGCATCAACATTCAACTATTTCCCAGGAAACGGTGATTATTCCACTTGGGGCCAGCTGGGACGAGCTAAACAGTATGACGATTACTACAGAGCTGACGGGCTGTATGTGCCAGACGGGATTAAAGCAGTGGAGAGCGGCGTTCAGGCGCTGTCCTTGGGGGAGCACAAGCATGACAAAGATCGCGCCGAGCTCAAGGATATATCGGGCGGATCGCAACCCAAAAAGATGACATGGGCGTCCATCGCCAGCCAACCGGCCAAGCCGGCGCCGTTGTCCCAGACGGGCGGTTTGAAGAAAAAAGGGCCGGGCATGCCCCCACCGCCGATAGTGCCCGGGAAGCACAACATGGACATTAGCACTTGGGACGCAGGGAAGAGCGCACCTGTAGCGTCTGCCCCCCCGCCCCCGGTGCTGCAACCGCCTTCCGTGCCTGCCCCTTTGCCGATGCCTCAGCCGGTTCCGCCGCCGGCCCCCATGCGATGCCCTCCTCAGCATCAGCCTCCCCCGGCATGGACCCACGCCCCCCGCGCCCCCATTCCTCCTCAGCCCCGGCCTCCGCTTCCCACTCCCCCGCCGCCAGTCCTGCCCCCTCAAGTCTCCGCTCCGACCGTGCCCCACCCGGTACTCGACGAACTCCGCGTCAAAAACGATTACAACCCTAAAGACTTCGATCTCACCGCCCCCCTCACCCGATTCTTCGTCATCAAATCGTACTCCGAGGACGACATCCACCGCAGCATCAAGTACGAGATCTGGTGCAGCACGGAGCACGGCAACAAGCGTCTGGACTCGGCGTTCCGGGATCGCGAGCGGGAGGGCGGCAGTGTGTATCTCTTTTTCTCGGTGAACGGTAGTGGACACTTTTGCGGGATGGCCCGTATGGTCAGTGCGGTTGACTACAACTCTAACTCTAGCGTGTGGTCTCAGGACAAGTGGAAAGGACAGTTTCGTGTTAGGTGGATTTACGTGAAGGACGTACCGAATGGGCAGCTGCGTCACATCAAACTGGAGAACAACGAGAACAAGCCGGTGACCAACTCTCGCGACACGCAGGAGGTGCCCCACGCCAAGGGTCTGCAGGTGTTGCGTATAATGCACAGTTACACGCACTCCACGTCGATCTTCGACGATTTCATCCATTACGAGCGGCGGCAGGAGGAGGAGGACTCGCGGAAGGTGCCACACCCGGCTCCGGTTCAGGAGAACCATCGCGAGGAACATGACGGCCGTGGTTATCGCAATTACCGTGATTACCGTGATAGGGATGGACGGGACGGTCGCGATCATGGGGATAGGCGGGACGGTCGCGATCATGGGGATAGGCGGGACGGTCGAGATGCCCGGGACGGTCGTGACCATCGTGATCGCGATCCCAGGGACGGCCGCGATGTGAGGGATGTCAACCGTGACTATAAAGACGATAGGGATGGCCGTGACAATAGAGACCATGGCTATCGTGATCGGGACAATTACCGGCCACATAAG GATCGCGATGGTTCCCGTGGGCGTGGAAGACTTCGTAATTAG
- the LOC111003786 gene encoding YTH domain-containing family protein 1 isoform X5 produces the protein MSAGVSDQRMKGQGNQVSNAPKEHQLERGGEELSEVSWRHQQQASYAPPISSATDPYSAAGVFGPSTTPFSTAAFGQPASTFNYFPGNGDYSTWGQLGRAKQYDDYYRADGLYVPDGIKAVESGVQALSLGEHKHDKDRAELKDISGGSQPKKMTWASIASQPAKPAPLSQTGGLKKKGPGMPPPPIVPGKHNMDISTWDAGKSAPVASAPPPPVLQPPSVPAPLPMPQPVPPPAPMRCPPQHQPPPAWTHAPRAPIPPQPRPPLPTPPPPVLPPQVSAPTVPHPVLDELRVKNDYNPKDFDLTAPLTRFFVIKSYSEDDIHRSIKYEIWCSTEHGNKRLDSAFRDREREGGSVYLFFSVNGSGHFCGMARMVSAVDYNSNSSVWSQDKWKGQFRVRWIYVKDVPNGQLRHIKLENNENKPVTNSRDTQEVPHAKGLQVLRIMHSYTHSTSIFDDFIHYERRQEEEDSRKVPHPAPVQENHREEHDGRGYRNYRDYRDRDGRDGRDHGDRRDGRDHGDRRDGRDARDGRDHRDRDPRDGRDVRDVNRDYKDDRDGRDNRDHGYRDRDNYRPHKDRDGSRGRGRLRN, from the exons ATGTCAGCAGGCGTGTCAGATCAG CGGATGAAAGGGCAAGGGAATCAAG TATCAAATGCACCTAAAGAGCATCAGTTAGAACGGGGAGGTGAAGAGTTGTCAGAGGTGTCATGGCGTCATCAGCAGCAAGCATCATATGCACCACCCATCTCGTCAGCAACAGATCCGTACAGCGCAGCAG GTGTATTCGGACCGTCGACAACCCCATTCTCCACCGCCGCATTTGGACAACCAGCATCAACATTCAACTATTTCCCAGGAAACGGTGATTATTCCACTTGGGGCCAGCTGGGACGAGCTAAACAGTATGACGATTACTACAGAGCTGACGGGCTGTATGTGCCAGACGGGATTAAAGCAGTGGAGAGCGGCGTTCAGGCGCTGTCCTTGGGGGAGCACAAGCATGACAAAGATCGCGCCGAGCTCAAGGATATATCGGGCGGATCGCAACCCAAAAAGATGACATGGGCGTCCATCGCCAGCCAACCGGCCAAGCCGGCGCCGTTGTCCCAGACGGGCGGTTTGAAGAAAAAAGGGCCGGGCATGCCCCCACCGCCGATAGTGCCCGGGAAGCACAACATGGACATTAGCACTTGGGACGCAGGGAAGAGCGCACCTGTAGCGTCTGCCCCCCCGCCCCCGGTGCTGCAACCGCCTTCCGTGCCTGCCCCTTTGCCGATGCCTCAGCCGGTTCCGCCGCCGGCCCCCATGCGATGCCCTCCTCAGCATCAGCCTCCCCCGGCATGGACCCACGCCCCCCGCGCCCCCATTCCTCCTCAGCCCCGGCCTCCGCTTCCCACTCCCCCGCCGCCAGTCCTGCCCCCTCAAGTCTCCGCTCCGACCGTGCCCCACCCGGTACTCGACGAACTCCGCGTCAAAAACGATTACAACCCTAAAGACTTCGATCTCACCGCCCCCCTCACCCGATTCTTCGTCATCAAATCGTACTCCGAGGACGACATCCACCGCAGCATCAAGTACGAGATCTGGTGCAGCACGGAGCACGGCAACAAGCGTCTGGACTCGGCGTTCCGGGATCGCGAGCGGGAGGGCGGCAGTGTGTATCTCTTTTTCTCGGTGAACGGTAGTGGACACTTTTGCGGGATGGCCCGTATGGTCAGTGCGGTTGACTACAACTCTAACTCTAGCGTGTGGTCTCAGGACAAGTGGAAAGGACAGTTTCGTGTTAGGTGGATTTACGTGAAGGACGTACCGAATGGGCAGCTGCGTCACATCAAACTGGAGAACAACGAGAACAAGCCGGTGACCAACTCTCGCGACACGCAGGAGGTGCCCCACGCCAAGGGTCTGCAGGTGTTGCGTATAATGCACAGTTACACGCACTCCACGTCGATCTTCGACGATTTCATCCATTACGAGCGGCGGCAGGAGGAGGAGGACTCGCGGAAGGTGCCACACCCGGCTCCGGTTCAGGAGAACCATCGCGAGGAACATGACGGCCGTGGTTATCGCAATTACCGTGATTACCGTGATAGGGATGGACGGGACGGTCGCGATCATGGGGATAGGCGGGACGGTCGCGATCATGGGGATAGGCGGGACGGTCGAGATGCCCGGGACGGTCGTGACCATCGTGATCGCGATCCCAGGGACGGCCGCGATGTGAGGGATGTCAACCGTGACTATAAAGACGATAGGGATGGCCGTGACAATAGAGACCATGGCTATCGTGATCGGGACAATTACCGGCCACATAAG GATCGCGATGGTTCCCGTGGGCGTGGAAGACTTCGTAATTAG
- the LOC111003786 gene encoding YTH domain-containing family protein 3 isoform X2, which translates to MSAGVSDQRMKGQGNQVSNAPKEHQLERGGEELSEVSWRHQQQASYAPPISSATDPYSAAGYYGTTALPYQAFGVGDGTWSTNGTDPMTFLGGYNPHDSYGMDGVFGPSTTPFSTAAFGQPASTFNYFPGNGDYSTWGQLGRAKQYDDYYRADGLYVPDGIKAVESGVQALSLGEHKHDKDRAELKDISGGSQPKKMTWASIASQPAKPAPLSQTGGLKKKGPGMPPPPIVPGKHNMDISTWDAGKSAPVASAPPPPVLQPPSVPAPLPMPQPVPPPAPMRCPPQHQPPPAWTHAPRAPIPPQPRPPLPTPPPPVLPPQVSAPTVPHPVLDELRVKNDYNPKDFDLTAPLTRFFVIKSYSEDDIHRSIKYEIWCSTEHGNKRLDSAFRDREREGGSVYLFFSVNGSGHFCGMARMVSAVDYNSNSSVWSQDKWKGQFRVRWIYVKDVPNGQLRHIKLENNENKPVTNSRDTQEVPHAKGLQVLRIMHSYTHSTSIFDDFIHYERRQEEEDSRKVPHPAPVQENHREEHDGRGYRNYRDYRDRDGRDGRDHGDRRDGRDHGDRRDGRDARDGRDHRDRDPRDGRDVRDVNRDYKDDRDGRDNRDHGYRDRDNYRPHKDRDGSRGRGRLRN; encoded by the exons ATGTCAGCAGGCGTGTCAGATCAG CGGATGAAAGGGCAAGGGAATCAAG TATCAAATGCACCTAAAGAGCATCAGTTAGAACGGGGAGGTGAAGAGTTGTCAGAGGTGTCATGGCGTCATCAGCAGCAAGCATCATATGCACCACCCATCTCGTCAGCAACAGATCCGTACAGCGCAGCAG GTTATTACGGTACAACAGCACTTCCTTATCAAGCCTTCGGAGTTGGGGATGGAACATGGTCTACCAATGGCACAGACCCAATGACTTTTCTAGGAGGATACAATCCTCACGATTCATATGGAATGGACG GTGTATTCGGACCGTCGACAACCCCATTCTCCACCGCCGCATTTGGACAACCAGCATCAACATTCAACTATTTCCCAGGAAACGGTGATTATTCCACTTGGGGCCAGCTGGGACGAGCTAAACAGTATGACGATTACTACAGAGCTGACGGGCTGTATGTGCCAGACGGGATTAAAGCAGTGGAGAGCGGCGTTCAGGCGCTGTCCTTGGGGGAGCACAAGCATGACAAAGATCGCGCCGAGCTCAAGGATATATCGGGCGGATCGCAACCCAAAAAGATGACATGGGCGTCCATCGCCAGCCAACCGGCCAAGCCGGCGCCGTTGTCCCAGACGGGCGGTTTGAAGAAAAAAGGGCCGGGCATGCCCCCACCGCCGATAGTGCCCGGGAAGCACAACATGGACATTAGCACTTGGGACGCAGGGAAGAGCGCACCTGTAGCGTCTGCCCCCCCGCCCCCGGTGCTGCAACCGCCTTCCGTGCCTGCCCCTTTGCCGATGCCTCAGCCGGTTCCGCCGCCGGCCCCCATGCGATGCCCTCCTCAGCATCAGCCTCCCCCGGCATGGACCCACGCCCCCCGCGCCCCCATTCCTCCTCAGCCCCGGCCTCCGCTTCCCACTCCCCCGCCGCCAGTCCTGCCCCCTCAAGTCTCCGCTCCGACCGTGCCCCACCCGGTACTCGACGAACTCCGCGTCAAAAACGATTACAACCCTAAAGACTTCGATCTCACCGCCCCCCTCACCCGATTCTTCGTCATCAAATCGTACTCCGAGGACGACATCCACCGCAGCATCAAGTACGAGATCTGGTGCAGCACGGAGCACGGCAACAAGCGTCTGGACTCGGCGTTCCGGGATCGCGAGCGGGAGGGCGGCAGTGTGTATCTCTTTTTCTCGGTGAACGGTAGTGGACACTTTTGCGGGATGGCCCGTATGGTCAGTGCGGTTGACTACAACTCTAACTCTAGCGTGTGGTCTCAGGACAAGTGGAAAGGACAGTTTCGTGTTAGGTGGATTTACGTGAAGGACGTACCGAATGGGCAGCTGCGTCACATCAAACTGGAGAACAACGAGAACAAGCCGGTGACCAACTCTCGCGACACGCAGGAGGTGCCCCACGCCAAGGGTCTGCAGGTGTTGCGTATAATGCACAGTTACACGCACTCCACGTCGATCTTCGACGATTTCATCCATTACGAGCGGCGGCAGGAGGAGGAGGACTCGCGGAAGGTGCCACACCCGGCTCCGGTTCAGGAGAACCATCGCGAGGAACATGACGGCCGTGGTTATCGCAATTACCGTGATTACCGTGATAGGGATGGACGGGACGGTCGCGATCATGGGGATAGGCGGGACGGTCGCGATCATGGGGATAGGCGGGACGGTCGAGATGCCCGGGACGGTCGTGACCATCGTGATCGCGATCCCAGGGACGGCCGCGATGTGAGGGATGTCAACCGTGACTATAAAGACGATAGGGATGGCCGTGACAATAGAGACCATGGCTATCGTGATCGGGACAATTACCGGCCACATAAG GATCGCGATGGTTCCCGTGGGCGTGGAAGACTTCGTAATTAG
- the LOC111003786 gene encoding YTH domain-containing family protein 1 isoform X4 — translation MSAGVSDQRMKGQGNQVSNAPKEHQLERGGEELSEVSWRHQQQASYAPPISSATDPYSAAGYYGVFGPSTTPFSTAAFGQPASTFNYFPGNGDYSTWGQLGRAKQYDDYYRADGLYVPDGIKAVESGVQALSLGEHKHDKDRAELKDISGGSQPKKMTWASIASQPAKPAPLSQTGGLKKKGPGMPPPPIVPGKHNMDISTWDAGKSAPVASAPPPPVLQPPSVPAPLPMPQPVPPPAPMRCPPQHQPPPAWTHAPRAPIPPQPRPPLPTPPPPVLPPQVSAPTVPHPVLDELRVKNDYNPKDFDLTAPLTRFFVIKSYSEDDIHRSIKYEIWCSTEHGNKRLDSAFRDREREGGSVYLFFSVNGSGHFCGMARMVSAVDYNSNSSVWSQDKWKGQFRVRWIYVKDVPNGQLRHIKLENNENKPVTNSRDTQEVPHAKGLQVLRIMHSYTHSTSIFDDFIHYERRQEEEDSRKVPHPAPVQENHREEHDGRGYRNYRDYRDRDGRDGRDHGDRRDGRDHGDRRDGRDARDGRDHRDRDPRDGRDVRDVNRDYKDDRDGRDNRDHGYRDRDNYRPHKDRDGSRGRGRLRN, via the exons ATGTCAGCAGGCGTGTCAGATCAG CGGATGAAAGGGCAAGGGAATCAAG TATCAAATGCACCTAAAGAGCATCAGTTAGAACGGGGAGGTGAAGAGTTGTCAGAGGTGTCATGGCGTCATCAGCAGCAAGCATCATATGCACCACCCATCTCGTCAGCAACAGATCCGTACAGCGCAGCAG GTTATTACG GTGTATTCGGACCGTCGACAACCCCATTCTCCACCGCCGCATTTGGACAACCAGCATCAACATTCAACTATTTCCCAGGAAACGGTGATTATTCCACTTGGGGCCAGCTGGGACGAGCTAAACAGTATGACGATTACTACAGAGCTGACGGGCTGTATGTGCCAGACGGGATTAAAGCAGTGGAGAGCGGCGTTCAGGCGCTGTCCTTGGGGGAGCACAAGCATGACAAAGATCGCGCCGAGCTCAAGGATATATCGGGCGGATCGCAACCCAAAAAGATGACATGGGCGTCCATCGCCAGCCAACCGGCCAAGCCGGCGCCGTTGTCCCAGACGGGCGGTTTGAAGAAAAAAGGGCCGGGCATGCCCCCACCGCCGATAGTGCCCGGGAAGCACAACATGGACATTAGCACTTGGGACGCAGGGAAGAGCGCACCTGTAGCGTCTGCCCCCCCGCCCCCGGTGCTGCAACCGCCTTCCGTGCCTGCCCCTTTGCCGATGCCTCAGCCGGTTCCGCCGCCGGCCCCCATGCGATGCCCTCCTCAGCATCAGCCTCCCCCGGCATGGACCCACGCCCCCCGCGCCCCCATTCCTCCTCAGCCCCGGCCTCCGCTTCCCACTCCCCCGCCGCCAGTCCTGCCCCCTCAAGTCTCCGCTCCGACCGTGCCCCACCCGGTACTCGACGAACTCCGCGTCAAAAACGATTACAACCCTAAAGACTTCGATCTCACCGCCCCCCTCACCCGATTCTTCGTCATCAAATCGTACTCCGAGGACGACATCCACCGCAGCATCAAGTACGAGATCTGGTGCAGCACGGAGCACGGCAACAAGCGTCTGGACTCGGCGTTCCGGGATCGCGAGCGGGAGGGCGGCAGTGTGTATCTCTTTTTCTCGGTGAACGGTAGTGGACACTTTTGCGGGATGGCCCGTATGGTCAGTGCGGTTGACTACAACTCTAACTCTAGCGTGTGGTCTCAGGACAAGTGGAAAGGACAGTTTCGTGTTAGGTGGATTTACGTGAAGGACGTACCGAATGGGCAGCTGCGTCACATCAAACTGGAGAACAACGAGAACAAGCCGGTGACCAACTCTCGCGACACGCAGGAGGTGCCCCACGCCAAGGGTCTGCAGGTGTTGCGTATAATGCACAGTTACACGCACTCCACGTCGATCTTCGACGATTTCATCCATTACGAGCGGCGGCAGGAGGAGGAGGACTCGCGGAAGGTGCCACACCCGGCTCCGGTTCAGGAGAACCATCGCGAGGAACATGACGGCCGTGGTTATCGCAATTACCGTGATTACCGTGATAGGGATGGACGGGACGGTCGCGATCATGGGGATAGGCGGGACGGTCGCGATCATGGGGATAGGCGGGACGGTCGAGATGCCCGGGACGGTCGTGACCATCGTGATCGCGATCCCAGGGACGGCCGCGATGTGAGGGATGTCAACCGTGACTATAAAGACGATAGGGATGGCCGTGACAATAGAGACCATGGCTATCGTGATCGGGACAATTACCGGCCACATAAG GATCGCGATGGTTCCCGTGGGCGTGGAAGACTTCGTAATTAG
- the LOC111003786 gene encoding YTH domain-containing family protein 1 isoform X3 has protein sequence MPCSTGRLASVSNAPKEHQLERGGEELSEVSWRHQQQASYAPPISSATDPYSAAGYYGTTALPYQAFGVGDGTWSTNGTDPMTFLGGYNPHDSYGMDGSVFGPSTTPFSTAAFGQPASTFNYFPGNGDYSTWGQLGRAKQYDDYYRADGLYVPDGIKAVESGVQALSLGEHKHDKDRAELKDISGGSQPKKMTWASIASQPAKPAPLSQTGGLKKKGPGMPPPPIVPGKHNMDISTWDAGKSAPVASAPPPPVLQPPSVPAPLPMPQPVPPPAPMRCPPQHQPPPAWTHAPRAPIPPQPRPPLPTPPPPVLPPQVSAPTVPHPVLDELRVKNDYNPKDFDLTAPLTRFFVIKSYSEDDIHRSIKYEIWCSTEHGNKRLDSAFRDREREGGSVYLFFSVNGSGHFCGMARMVSAVDYNSNSSVWSQDKWKGQFRVRWIYVKDVPNGQLRHIKLENNENKPVTNSRDTQEVPHAKGLQVLRIMHSYTHSTSIFDDFIHYERRQEEEDSRKVPHPAPVQENHREEHDGRGYRNYRDYRDRDGRDGRDHGDRRDGRDHGDRRDGRDARDGRDHRDRDPRDGRDVRDVNRDYKDDRDGRDNRDHGYRDRDNYRPHKDRDGSRGRGRLRN, from the exons ATGCCTTGTAGCACCGGGCGGCTTGCATCCG TATCAAATGCACCTAAAGAGCATCAGTTAGAACGGGGAGGTGAAGAGTTGTCAGAGGTGTCATGGCGTCATCAGCAGCAAGCATCATATGCACCACCCATCTCGTCAGCAACAGATCCGTACAGCGCAGCAG GTTATTACGGTACAACAGCACTTCCTTATCAAGCCTTCGGAGTTGGGGATGGAACATGGTCTACCAATGGCACAGACCCAATGACTTTTCTAGGAGGATACAATCCTCACGATTCATATGGAATGGACGGTA GTGTATTCGGACCGTCGACAACCCCATTCTCCACCGCCGCATTTGGACAACCAGCATCAACATTCAACTATTTCCCAGGAAACGGTGATTATTCCACTTGGGGCCAGCTGGGACGAGCTAAACAGTATGACGATTACTACAGAGCTGACGGGCTGTATGTGCCAGACGGGATTAAAGCAGTGGAGAGCGGCGTTCAGGCGCTGTCCTTGGGGGAGCACAAGCATGACAAAGATCGCGCCGAGCTCAAGGATATATCGGGCGGATCGCAACCCAAAAAGATGACATGGGCGTCCATCGCCAGCCAACCGGCCAAGCCGGCGCCGTTGTCCCAGACGGGCGGTTTGAAGAAAAAAGGGCCGGGCATGCCCCCACCGCCGATAGTGCCCGGGAAGCACAACATGGACATTAGCACTTGGGACGCAGGGAAGAGCGCACCTGTAGCGTCTGCCCCCCCGCCCCCGGTGCTGCAACCGCCTTCCGTGCCTGCCCCTTTGCCGATGCCTCAGCCGGTTCCGCCGCCGGCCCCCATGCGATGCCCTCCTCAGCATCAGCCTCCCCCGGCATGGACCCACGCCCCCCGCGCCCCCATTCCTCCTCAGCCCCGGCCTCCGCTTCCCACTCCCCCGCCGCCAGTCCTGCCCCCTCAAGTCTCCGCTCCGACCGTGCCCCACCCGGTACTCGACGAACTCCGCGTCAAAAACGATTACAACCCTAAAGACTTCGATCTCACCGCCCCCCTCACCCGATTCTTCGTCATCAAATCGTACTCCGAGGACGACATCCACCGCAGCATCAAGTACGAGATCTGGTGCAGCACGGAGCACGGCAACAAGCGTCTGGACTCGGCGTTCCGGGATCGCGAGCGGGAGGGCGGCAGTGTGTATCTCTTTTTCTCGGTGAACGGTAGTGGACACTTTTGCGGGATGGCCCGTATGGTCAGTGCGGTTGACTACAACTCTAACTCTAGCGTGTGGTCTCAGGACAAGTGGAAAGGACAGTTTCGTGTTAGGTGGATTTACGTGAAGGACGTACCGAATGGGCAGCTGCGTCACATCAAACTGGAGAACAACGAGAACAAGCCGGTGACCAACTCTCGCGACACGCAGGAGGTGCCCCACGCCAAGGGTCTGCAGGTGTTGCGTATAATGCACAGTTACACGCACTCCACGTCGATCTTCGACGATTTCATCCATTACGAGCGGCGGCAGGAGGAGGAGGACTCGCGGAAGGTGCCACACCCGGCTCCGGTTCAGGAGAACCATCGCGAGGAACATGACGGCCGTGGTTATCGCAATTACCGTGATTACCGTGATAGGGATGGACGGGACGGTCGCGATCATGGGGATAGGCGGGACGGTCGCGATCATGGGGATAGGCGGGACGGTCGAGATGCCCGGGACGGTCGTGACCATCGTGATCGCGATCCCAGGGACGGCCGCGATGTGAGGGATGTCAACCGTGACTATAAAGACGATAGGGATGGCCGTGACAATAGAGACCATGGCTATCGTGATCGGGACAATTACCGGCCACATAAG GATCGCGATGGTTCCCGTGGGCGTGGAAGACTTCGTAATTAG